The Streptomyces camelliae genome window below encodes:
- a CDS encoding N-acetylglucosamine kinase, with amino-acid sequence MGLTSPVPAAVLAIDAGNSKTDVAVVTAAGEVLATARGGGFRPPVVGVAAALEALADPVGRAFADAGVTSVAHVSACLANADLPVEEERLAAALEARGWGSSVEVRNDTFAILRAGVAEPRGVAVVCGAGINCVGMRPDGRTARFPALGRISGDWGGGWGLAEEALWHAARAEDGRGGPTALARTLPGHFGLPTMYALIEALHLEHVDHDRRHELTPVLFATAAEGDPVARAIVARLAEEVTAMATVALTRLDLLGEETPVLLGGSVLTAGHALLDDGIRDLLTTRAPKAGVHVVTASPVLGAVLLGLDRLGADIRAQEQARAYWER; translated from the coding sequence GTGGGCCTGACCTCACCTGTTCCCGCAGCGGTACTCGCCATCGACGCGGGAAACAGCAAGACCGACGTGGCCGTGGTCACCGCCGCCGGGGAGGTCCTGGCCACGGCCCGCGGCGGCGGCTTCCGACCGCCCGTGGTGGGGGTGGCGGCGGCGCTGGAGGCGCTGGCCGACCCGGTGGGGCGGGCCTTCGCCGACGCGGGCGTCACCTCCGTCGCGCATGTCTCGGCCTGCCTCGCCAACGCCGATCTCCCGGTGGAGGAGGAGCGGTTGGCGGCCGCGCTGGAGGCACGCGGGTGGGGCTCGTCGGTGGAGGTCCGCAACGACACCTTCGCGATCCTGCGGGCGGGGGTGGCCGAACCGCGGGGCGTGGCCGTGGTGTGCGGCGCGGGCATCAACTGCGTCGGCATGCGCCCCGACGGCCGTACCGCCCGCTTCCCGGCGCTGGGCCGGATCTCCGGTGACTGGGGCGGGGGTTGGGGCCTGGCGGAGGAGGCCCTGTGGCACGCGGCCCGCGCGGAGGACGGCCGGGGCGGCCCGACGGCCCTGGCCCGGACCCTGCCCGGCCACTTCGGCCTGCCGACGATGTACGCGCTCATCGAGGCCCTGCACCTGGAGCACGTCGACCACGACCGCCGGCACGAACTGACCCCGGTCCTCTTCGCCACGGCCGCCGAGGGCGACCCGGTGGCCCGTGCGATCGTCGCCCGGCTCGCCGAGGAGGTGACGGCGATGGCCACCGTGGCGCTGACCCGCCTGGACCTCCTCGGCGAGGAGACGCCCGTACTGCTCGGCGGCAGCGTCCTGACGGCCGGTCACGCCCTCCTCGACGACGGCATCCGCGACCTGCTGACCACCCGCGCCCCCAAAGCAGGCGTCCACGTCGTGACGGCGAGCCCGGTCCTGGGCGCGGTCCTGCTGGGGCTGGACCGGCTGGGGGCGGACATTCGGGCGCAGGAGCAGGCGCGGGCGTACTGGGAGAGGTAG
- a CDS encoding 6-phospho-beta-glucosidase yields MKLTVVGGGSTYTPELIDGFARLRDTLPIEELVLVDPDAERLRLVGGLARRIFAKQGHDGRIVTTGDLDAGVEGADAVLLQLRVGGQAARQQDETWPLECGCVGQETTGAGGLAKALRTVPVVLDIAERVRRTNPRAWIVDFTNPVGIVTRALLQAGHRAVGLCNVAIGFQRTFANLLGVAPADVHLGHVGLNHLTWETGVRLGGPEGADVLPRLLAEHGDAIAGDVRLPRPLLDRLGVVPSYYLRYYYAHDEVVNELRTKPSRAAEVAQMERELLTMYGDPALDEKPALLAKRGGAFYSEAAVDLAAALLGGGGSPYQVVNTLNKGTLPFLPDDAVIEVQAAVGPAGPAPLPVGDLDPLFSGLIANVTAYEELALEAALRGGRDRVFRALLAHPLIGQYDYADRLTDQLIAHNREHLAWA; encoded by the coding sequence GTGAAACTCACCGTGGTCGGCGGCGGCTCGACCTACACCCCCGAACTCATCGACGGCTTCGCACGGCTCAGGGACACCCTTCCCATCGAGGAACTGGTCCTGGTGGACCCGGACGCCGAGCGCCTCCGCCTGGTCGGCGGCCTGGCCCGCCGTATCTTCGCCAAGCAGGGCCACGACGGCCGTATCGTCACCACCGGCGACCTGGACGCCGGCGTCGAGGGCGCCGACGCCGTCCTGCTCCAGCTGCGCGTCGGCGGCCAGGCGGCCCGGCAGCAGGACGAGACCTGGCCGCTGGAGTGCGGCTGCGTCGGACAGGAGACCACCGGCGCGGGCGGTCTGGCCAAGGCGCTGCGGACGGTACCGGTGGTGCTGGACATCGCCGAACGGGTCCGTCGTACCAACCCGCGTGCGTGGATCGTCGACTTCACCAACCCGGTCGGCATCGTGACCCGTGCCCTGCTCCAGGCCGGGCACCGGGCGGTCGGGCTGTGCAACGTGGCGATCGGCTTCCAGCGCACATTTGCAAACCTGCTGGGTGTGGCCCCGGCCGACGTCCACCTCGGGCACGTCGGCCTCAACCACCTCACCTGGGAGACGGGCGTCCGGCTGGGCGGGCCGGAGGGCGCGGACGTGCTGCCGAGGCTGCTGGCCGAGCACGGCGACGCGATCGCCGGCGACGTCCGCCTGCCCCGCCCCCTGCTGGACCGCCTCGGCGTGGTGCCGTCCTACTACCTGCGCTACTACTACGCCCACGACGAGGTCGTGAACGAGCTGCGCACGAAGCCCTCCCGGGCCGCCGAAGTGGCGCAGATGGAACGGGAGTTGTTGACGATGTACGGCGACCCGGCCCTGGACGAGAAGCCCGCGCTGCTCGCCAAGCGGGGTGGTGCCTTCTACTCGGAGGCGGCCGTGGACCTGGCGGCGGCCCTGCTCGGCGGAGGGGGCAGCCCGTACCAGGTGGTGAACACGCTCAACAAGGGCACGCTCCCCTTCCTCCCCGACGACGCGGTGATCGAGGTCCAGGCGGCGGTGGGCCCGGCCGGCCCCGCCCCGCTGCCCGTCGGCGACCTCGACCCGCTCTTCTCGGGGCTGATCGCGAATGTGACGGCGTACGAGGAGCTGGCCCTGGAGGCGGCGCTGCGCGGCGGCCGCGACCGGGTCTTCCGCGCGCTGCTCGCCCACCCGCTGATCGGCCAGTACGACTACGCCGACCGCCTCACCGACCAGCTGATCGCACACAACCGGGAGCACCTCGCGTGGGCCTGA